Proteins from a single region of Nakamurella alba:
- a CDS encoding aldehyde dehydrogenase family protein, translating to MSDKRFPLDWEYAPAPESAAIGRIAERYRMFVGGKFVDGRGDDLKTVNPATEEPLATVSTADAADVDAAVGVARKAYDKVWSSMPGAERGKYLFRIARGIAERARELAVVETLDNGKPIKESRDVDVPTASSHFFYHAGWADKLRHAGLGPDPRPLGVVGQVIPWNFPLLMAAWKIAPALAAGNTVVIKPAETTPLSILVLAEIIADADLPPGVVNILPGAGEVGRTLVGHPGIDKVAFTGSTEVGRQIQSTLAGTGRRLTLELGGKAANIVFDDAPIDQAVEGIVNGIFFNQGHVCCAGSRLLVQESVAEEVIGKLQQRISTLRIGDPMDKNTDVGAINSAEQLGRIRELTDAGDDEGAQRWTSPCPVPDRGFFFPPTVFSGVSQSMRIAREEIFGPVLSVLTFRTPDEAIAKANNTPYGLSAGVWTEKGSRILGMASALRAGVVWANTFNRFDPTAAFGGYKESGFGREGGISGLAAYLQEED from the coding sequence ATGAGCGACAAGAGGTTCCCGCTCGACTGGGAGTACGCCCCGGCGCCCGAGTCGGCGGCGATCGGCCGCATCGCCGAGCGGTACCGGATGTTCGTCGGCGGCAAGTTCGTCGACGGCCGCGGCGACGACCTGAAGACGGTCAACCCGGCCACCGAGGAGCCGCTGGCGACCGTGAGCACCGCCGACGCGGCGGACGTGGACGCCGCGGTCGGGGTCGCCCGCAAGGCCTACGACAAGGTCTGGTCGTCGATGCCCGGCGCCGAGCGGGGCAAGTACCTGTTCCGGATCGCCCGCGGGATCGCCGAGCGGGCAAGGGAACTCGCCGTGGTGGAGACCCTGGACAACGGCAAGCCGATCAAGGAGTCCAGGGACGTCGACGTCCCGACCGCATCCTCGCACTTCTTCTACCACGCCGGCTGGGCGGACAAACTGCGTCATGCCGGGCTGGGTCCGGACCCGCGCCCGCTGGGCGTGGTCGGCCAGGTCATCCCGTGGAACTTCCCGCTGCTGATGGCCGCCTGGAAGATCGCCCCGGCGCTGGCTGCGGGGAACACCGTGGTCATCAAACCTGCTGAGACCACACCGCTCTCGATCCTGGTGCTGGCCGAGATCATCGCCGATGCGGATCTGCCGCCGGGCGTGGTGAACATCCTGCCGGGCGCGGGCGAGGTCGGCCGCACCCTGGTCGGGCACCCGGGGATCGACAAGGTCGCGTTCACCGGCTCGACCGAGGTGGGCCGGCAGATCCAGTCCACCCTGGCCGGGACCGGGCGGCGACTGACCCTGGAGCTCGGTGGCAAGGCCGCGAACATCGTGTTCGACGACGCGCCGATCGACCAGGCCGTCGAGGGCATCGTCAACGGCATCTTCTTCAACCAGGGGCACGTGTGCTGCGCCGGATCCCGGCTGCTGGTGCAGGAATCGGTCGCCGAAGAAGTGATCGGCAAGCTGCAGCAACGGATCTCGACCCTGCGCATCGGAGATCCGATGGACAAGAACACCGATGTCGGGGCGATCAACTCCGCGGAGCAGCTGGGACGGATCCGCGAGCTGACCGACGCCGGTGACGACGAGGGCGCGCAGCGGTGGACCTCCCCCTGCCCGGTCCCGGACCGCGGCTTCTTCTTCCCGCCGACGGTGTTCAGCGGTGTCTCCCAGTCGATGCGGATCGCCCGCGAGGAGATCTTCGGGCCGGTGCTGTCGGTGTTGACCTTCCGCACCCCGGACGAGGCGATCGCGAAGGCGAACAACACCCCGTACGGGTTGTCCGCGGGCGTCTGGACCGAGAAGGGCTCCCGGATCCTCGGCATGGCCTCCGCGCTGCGGGCCGGCGTGGTGTGGGCCAACACCTTCAACCGCTTCGACCCCACCGCCGCGTTCGGCGGCTACAAGGAGTCCGGGTTCGGCCGCGAGGGCGGCATCTCCGGCCTCGCCGCCTACCTGCAGGAGGAGGACTGA
- a CDS encoding aldehyde dehydrogenase family protein produces MADRVTVAKTYKLFVGGAFPRSESGRTYQVTSPSGAFLANAALGSRKDGRDAVSAARKGFGGWAGATAYNRGQVIYRIAEMLDGRAAQFEALLVEADGLSARAARASVAASVDRLVHYAGWTDKLTAVLGSSNPVAGPFFSFTSPEPTGVVVAVAPQQDSLLGLVSVIAPVITSGNAVVVIASTERPLAAVTLAEVLATSDLPGGVVNILTGDPAEIMPHLAAHGDVNALDLTGVGPELRTELERAAAGTVKRVYAPAAFDPTKEPGLGRLRAFLEFKTVWHPTGAVSLAGGGGY; encoded by the coding sequence ATGGCGGATCGGGTCACGGTCGCCAAGACCTACAAGCTGTTCGTCGGCGGGGCGTTCCCGCGTTCCGAGTCCGGCCGGACCTACCAGGTCACCTCCCCGTCGGGGGCCTTCCTGGCGAACGCCGCCCTGGGATCCCGCAAGGACGGCCGGGACGCGGTGTCGGCCGCCCGCAAAGGCTTCGGCGGCTGGGCCGGCGCCACCGCCTACAACCGCGGCCAGGTGATCTACCGGATCGCCGAGATGTTGGATGGCCGGGCCGCCCAGTTCGAGGCGCTGCTGGTGGAGGCGGACGGCCTGTCGGCCAGGGCCGCCCGGGCGTCGGTGGCCGCCTCGGTCGACCGGCTGGTGCACTACGCCGGCTGGACCGACAAGTTGACCGCGGTGCTCGGCAGCTCGAATCCCGTGGCCGGGCCGTTCTTCTCGTTCACCTCACCGGAGCCGACCGGCGTGGTGGTGGCGGTCGCGCCGCAGCAGGACAGCCTGCTGGGCCTGGTGTCGGTGATCGCCCCGGTCATCACCTCCGGCAACGCGGTGGTGGTGATCGCCTCCACCGAGCGGCCGCTGGCCGCGGTCACCCTGGCCGAGGTGCTGGCCACCTCGGACCTGCCGGGTGGCGTGGTCAACATCCTCACCGGCGACCCGGCGGAGATCATGCCGCACCTGGCCGCGCACGGTGACGTCAACGCCCTCGATCTCACCGGCGTCGGGCCGGAGCTGCGCACCGAGCTGGAGCGGGCCGCGGCCGGGACGGTGAAGCGGGTCTACGCGCCGGCCGCCTTCGACCCGACGAAGGAGCCGGGACTCGGCCGGCTGCGTGCCTTCCTGGAGTTCAAGACCGTCTGGCACCCGACCGGCGCCGTGTCGCTGGCCGGTGGCGGGGGCTACTGA
- a CDS encoding FAD-dependent oxidoreductase: MSQPASPAPLRVAVVGAGPAGIYAADILTKNDPDVTVDIFDRLPTPYGLIRYGVAPDHPRIKQIIVALHRVMESERIAFFGNVQVGVDVKVDELRQFYDAIIFATGAERDRSMGIPGEELDGSYGAADFVAFYDSHPDREQTWNLVGPREVAVIGVGNVGLDVARILARTGDELLYTDIPEHVHAVLKDSTVTDVHMFARRGPAQAKFTPVELRELDHSPNVQCVVVPEGMEFDEGSQTALAGSKSLRMVVDVLSEWAIRDAKPGPHRRIHLHFLENPVEILGEDGKVVGLRTERQELTGDEGVRGTGEFTDWPMQAVYRAVGYRSESVEDLPFDTKKLVLPNVAGRVVDLHGEPLPGIYATGWVKRGPVGLIGHTKSDAAETVRNLLADEPELARAPHRGRADVIALLGEKSLPVTDFEGWDRLDAHERTLGEPTSRERIKVHTRDGMTSVARVR, translated from the coding sequence ATGTCCCAGCCCGCGTCGCCCGCCCCGCTCCGTGTCGCCGTCGTCGGCGCCGGTCCGGCCGGAATCTACGCTGCCGACATTCTGACCAAGAACGATCCCGATGTCACGGTGGACATCTTCGATCGGCTGCCCACCCCGTACGGGCTGATCCGCTACGGCGTGGCGCCCGATCACCCGCGGATCAAGCAGATCATCGTCGCGCTGCACCGGGTGATGGAGTCGGAGCGCATCGCGTTCTTCGGCAACGTCCAGGTCGGCGTCGACGTCAAGGTCGACGAGCTGCGACAGTTCTACGATGCGATCATCTTCGCCACCGGTGCCGAGCGCGACCGGTCGATGGGCATCCCGGGCGAGGAGCTGGACGGCTCCTACGGCGCGGCGGACTTCGTGGCGTTCTACGACTCGCACCCGGACCGCGAGCAGACCTGGAACCTGGTCGGCCCGCGCGAGGTCGCTGTGATCGGCGTCGGCAACGTCGGGCTGGACGTCGCCCGGATCCTGGCCCGCACCGGCGACGAGCTGCTCTACACCGACATCCCCGAGCACGTGCACGCCGTGCTGAAGGACTCGACGGTCACCGACGTGCACATGTTCGCCCGGCGTGGCCCGGCGCAGGCCAAGTTCACCCCGGTGGAGCTGCGCGAGCTGGACCACTCCCCCAACGTGCAGTGCGTCGTGGTGCCCGAGGGCATGGAGTTCGACGAGGGCTCGCAGACCGCGCTGGCCGGGTCGAAGTCGCTGCGGATGGTCGTCGACGTGCTGTCCGAGTGGGCCATCCGGGATGCCAAGCCCGGCCCGCACCGCCGCATCCACCTGCACTTCCTGGAGAACCCGGTGGAGATCCTGGGCGAGGACGGCAAGGTCGTCGGGCTGCGCACCGAGCGGCAGGAGCTGACCGGTGACGAGGGTGTCCGCGGCACCGGCGAGTTCACCGACTGGCCGATGCAGGCCGTCTACCGCGCCGTCGGCTACCGGTCGGAGTCGGTCGAGGACCTGCCGTTCGACACGAAGAAGCTGGTGCTGCCCAACGTCGCTGGCCGGGTCGTCGACCTGCACGGCGAGCCGCTGCCGGGCATCTACGCCACCGGCTGGGTCAAGCGCGGCCCGGTGGGCCTGATCGGGCACACCAAGTCCGACGCTGCCGAGACCGTCCGGAACCTGCTCGCCGACGAGCCGGAGCTGGCCCGGGCCCCGCACCGCGGGCGCGCCGACGTCATCGCGCTGCTCGGCGAGAAGAGCCTCCCGGTCACCGATTTCGAGGGCTGGGACCGGCTGGACGCGCACGAGCGCACGCTCGGCGAGCCGACCTCCCGCGAGCGGATCAAGGTGCACACCCGCGACGGCATGACCTCCGTCGCCCGGGTGCGCTGA
- a CDS encoding DUF6891 domain-containing protein, translating to MPLDPSSFDEDGPLDRAWVSIATGFRTRAEVIDELGDLAADDPDASITPADVPGIVDELWALRERQIAAGPPVSDAHRLEGAFAELRASGIVAAADTGWDQGEAEEICRAEAVRVRARGFVFFHHQDTARLLLRKPLLYLGFDAAVRSPDRATYDAEALAVAHQVCSTLVRHGLRVVWDGTVGSRIRLPGIDWRRPLPR from the coding sequence GTGCCGCTGGACCCGTCCTCGTTCGACGAGGACGGTCCGCTCGACCGCGCCTGGGTGTCGATCGCAACCGGCTTCCGCACGCGTGCCGAGGTGATCGACGAGCTGGGCGATCTCGCCGCCGACGATCCCGATGCAAGCATCACCCCGGCCGACGTCCCGGGCATCGTCGACGAGCTGTGGGCGCTGCGCGAGCGGCAGATCGCGGCCGGCCCGCCGGTGTCCGACGCGCACCGGCTGGAGGGCGCGTTCGCCGAGCTGCGGGCGTCCGGCATCGTCGCCGCCGCCGACACCGGCTGGGACCAGGGCGAGGCCGAGGAGATCTGCCGCGCCGAGGCCGTCCGGGTCCGGGCGCGCGGATTCGTGTTCTTCCACCACCAGGACACCGCGCGGTTGCTGCTGCGGAAACCGTTGCTGTACCTGGGATTCGACGCCGCGGTGCGCTCCCCGGACCGGGCGACCTACGATGCCGAGGCCCTCGCGGTGGCACACCAGGTGTGCTCGACCCTGGTCCGGCACGGCCTGCGTGTGGTCTGGGACGGCACGGTGGGCAGCCGCATCCGGTTGCCGGGGATCGACTGGCGGCGCCCGCTCCCCCGCTGA
- a CDS encoding S-(hydroxymethyl)mycothiol dehydrogenase gives MVQRVQGVISRAKDAPVELTTILVPDPGPGEAVVKVQACGVCHTDLHYKVGGIGNDYPYLLGHEAAGIVESVGPDVTDVQPGDYVILNWRAVCGSCRACLRGRPWYCFNTHNATQKMTLEDGTELSPALGIGAFVEKTLVAAGQCTKVDPQAPATVAGLLGCGVMAGIGAAINTGNVARGDSVAVIGCGGVGDAAIAGARLVGAHTIIAVDTDQRKLDWAKEFGATHTVLVGDGDVVEKIQELTDGFGADVVIDAVGRPETWKQAFYGRDLAGTVVLVGVPNPAWNLEIPLIDIFGRGGQLKSSWYGDCLPSRDFPVLIDLFLQGRLPLDKFVSETIGLEDIESAFEKMHHGDVLRSVVTI, from the coding sequence ATGGTGCAGCGGGTGCAGGGTGTCATCTCCCGGGCCAAGGACGCCCCTGTCGAGCTGACCACGATCCTGGTCCCGGATCCCGGCCCGGGCGAGGCCGTGGTGAAGGTGCAGGCCTGCGGGGTGTGCCACACCGACCTGCACTACAAGGTCGGCGGCATCGGCAACGACTACCCGTACCTGCTCGGGCACGAGGCCGCCGGCATCGTCGAGTCGGTGGGTCCGGATGTCACCGATGTGCAGCCCGGCGACTACGTGATCCTGAACTGGCGCGCGGTGTGCGGTTCCTGCCGGGCCTGTCTGCGCGGCCGTCCCTGGTATTGCTTCAACACCCACAACGCCACGCAGAAGATGACTCTCGAGGACGGCACCGAGCTGTCCCCGGCGCTGGGCATCGGCGCGTTCGTGGAGAAGACCCTGGTCGCCGCGGGCCAGTGCACCAAGGTCGACCCGCAGGCGCCGGCCACCGTCGCCGGGCTGCTGGGCTGCGGTGTGATGGCCGGTATCGGCGCGGCGATCAACACCGGGAACGTGGCCCGCGGTGACAGCGTGGCGGTGATCGGCTGCGGCGGCGTCGGTGACGCGGCGATCGCCGGGGCCCGGCTGGTCGGCGCGCACACGATCATCGCGGTGGACACCGACCAGCGGAAGCTGGACTGGGCCAAGGAGTTCGGCGCCACTCACACGGTGCTGGTCGGCGACGGCGACGTGGTGGAGAAGATCCAGGAGCTGACCGACGGTTTCGGTGCGGACGTGGTGATCGATGCGGTGGGCCGGCCGGAGACCTGGAAGCAGGCCTTCTACGGCCGCGACCTGGCCGGCACCGTGGTGCTGGTCGGCGTGCCGAACCCGGCGTGGAACCTGGAGATCCCGCTGATCGACATCTTCGGCCGGGGCGGGCAGCTGAAGTCGTCCTGGTACGGCGACTGCCTGCCCAGCCGCGACTTCCCGGTACTGATCGACCTGTTCCTGCAGGGCCGGCTGCCGCTGGACAAGTTCGTCAGCGAGACCATCGGCCTGGAGGACATCGAGTCCGCCTTCGAGAAGATGCACCACGGCGACGTGCTGCGCAGCGTCGTCACCATCTGA
- a CDS encoding DUF5302 family protein yields MAGDEKSTDAAATDTGEVDPAAVFAAALEKKKAAGQARSAHLDGHGGVEGATASHKASRTFRRKSG; encoded by the coding sequence ATGGCAGGCGACGAGAAGAGCACGGACGCGGCCGCGACGGACACCGGCGAGGTGGATCCTGCCGCGGTGTTCGCGGCGGCGCTGGAGAAGAAGAAGGCAGCGGGTCAGGCCCGGTCGGCCCATCTCGACGGGCACGGCGGGGTGGAGGGCGCGACGGCCAGTCACAAGGCCTCGCGCACCTTCCGCCGCAAGTCCGGCTGA